Within Protaetiibacter intestinalis, the genomic segment GCGAGGCGGGCTTCGCGATCGGCCTGCGCAAGAACGCGGTGATGCGGCTCATCCTGCTGCCGCAGGCGGTGCGGGCGATGCTGCCGGTCATCGTCTCCCAGCTCGTGGTGACCCTCAAGGACACCGCGCTCGGCTTCATCATCACCTACCCCGAGCTGCTGTACTACGCGAAGCAGCTCATCACGCAGCCCGCCCGGCCCATCATCCCGACCGCCATCGTCATCGGGGCGATCTACATCACGATGTGCCTCGTGCTCTCGGGGGTCGCCAAGTGGCTCGAGGTGCGCACCCGCCGCTCGCCGCGCGTGAACGGGCGGCCGCCCGTCACACGTGCCACGGTCGCGGCGCACGACATCACGAGCACCCAGATCATCGCCACCCAGCGCGACGAGGGTTGACCGCGGCCCCCGATGTGACCACAATGGGGGCCACCACGCGGACGTGTCCCGGTCATGGCCGCACCTCCTCCCCCTATCTCGAGGTGACCTGTGACCGCATCCGTTCTCCGTTCGACGACCCTGCCCGCCGTCGCAATCGGTGCCCTTCTGCTCGCCCTCCTCCCCGCCGGGGCGGCGTCGGCCACCCCGGTCAACGACGACCTCGCCGACGCCGCCCCCGTGGCCCTCGGCTGGACGGTGGCCGACCTCACCGACGCCACGCTCGAGACCGACGAGCCGAACGTGTGCATCGAACACGATCCGGATCTCAGCTCCTACAGCTACACGACCGACGCGACGGTCTGGTACTCCTTCGTCTCCGACGCGACACAGACGATCCGCGGATCGATCACCGACTACGAGGGGGACAGTTCGGCATCCGCGCATGTGTTCCGGTACGTCGGAGGCACGCTCGAGTCGGTGACCTGCGCCGACTCCGACGCCCGCGACACCTTCGCCTTCCAGGCGACCGTCGGAGAGGAGTTCCTCATCCAGGTGGGGGCGCTCGACTGGAGTGCGACCGACCTCGATGAGGCGACACTGTTCCTGACCGGGCTGCCCCCCATCCCCAACACGACGCCGGCGACCGCGACTCAGCTCTCGATCCCCTCCACGACGACCCAGGGGACCTACGGCACCGATGCCGAGCTCGAGCTCCCTTACGGCTGCAACGCCGAGGACAGTGCCATCATGAACGACGTCTGGTACCGGATCACGGCATCCGCCACCGGACCGATCACGATCGACGCCTCGGCATCCGACTTCCACGTCACCTTCGCCGTCTACGCGGACGCCGCCCCGACCACACCCGTCGCGTGTCCGCCGATCGGGTCGTACGTG encodes:
- a CDS encoding IPT/TIG domain-containing protein: MTASVLRSTTLPAVAIGALLLALLPAGAASATPVNDDLADAAPVALGWTVADLTDATLETDEPNVCIEHDPDLSSYSYTTDATVWYSFVSDATQTIRGSITDYEGDSSASAHVFRYVGGTLESVTCADSDARDTFAFQATVGEEFLIQVGALDWSATDLDEATLFLTGLPPIPNTTPATATQLSIPSTTTQGTYGTDAELELPYGCNAEDSAIMNDVWYRITASATGPITIDASASDFHVTFAVYADAAPTTPVACPPIGSYVDGYPGTQAAVATFPATAGQGFLVQVGGFYLNTGTVSLNVSQQANVPPTVTRTSPAIGQRAGGTTVTITGAGFTPDATVKFGALPATSVTYVSPTTLRAVTPRVPSARLVEVTVTTPGGTSPKALLAKFGYLG